A segment of the Aureliella helgolandensis genome:
TCTGCCGCACGCCCGGCAAGCAGCACCACCAATTGATCTTGCAGATCTTTTTCGCTGGAGCTCACCCGGTCCTCGGAAGGGATAATTTGCGTGCTACCGAGAGAACGCCCACGTGGAATGATGGTCACCTTGTGCACGCGCTGTGCACCCGACAGAAACCAAGCAGCCAACGTATGCCCAGCTTCGTGGTAGGCCGTTTTCTTCTTTTCGTCCTGCCCCAACACCTCTTCGCGCTTGGCCCCCATGAGGACTTTATCGCGAGCATAGTCGAAATCGGCCATGAAGACGCGAGTGCGATTGTTACGGGCGGCCCACAAAGCAGATTCGTTCACTAGATTGCGAATGTCTGCTCCGGTCAATCCAATGGTTACCGCTGCTAAACGGTTGAGATCAACGTCGTTGTCGAGCGGCACATCGCGGGTATGGACTTTGAAAATCTCTTGCCTGCCCTTGAAGGTCGGCCGACCGACGGTAACGTGGCGATCAAACCGGCCGGGACGCAGCAGGGCCGGATCGAGGACGTCTGGTCGGTTGGTGGCGGCAACCACGATCACCGACTCGACACCCGAGAAACCATCCATCTCACTGAGAATTTGGTTGAGTGTTTGTTCACGTTCGTCATGTCCTCCCCCCAAGCCGGCGCCGCGTTGGCGGCCGACTGCGTCGATTTCATCCACAAAGATAATCGCTGGAGCATGCTCTTTGGCGGTCTGGAAAAGATCCCGTACCCGACTGGCACCTACCCCCACGAACATTTGAATAAATTCGCTACCGTTGACGGAGTAAAACGGAACGCCCGCTTCTCCCGCCACCGCACGAGCCAACAGGGTCTTGCCCGTTCCTGGCGGTCCATTGAGCAGCACCCCCTTCGGAATGCGGCCACCGAGGCGCTGGAACTTTTCCGGAGCCTTTAGAAAGTCGACGATCTCCTGCAGGTCGGCTTTGACGCCTTCCAAACCAGCCACATCGGCAAAAGTGGTCTGTTTATCACTCGGCTCGTAGCGTTTGGCGGTCGAACGAGAGAAACTTGAGAGGAAGCCCCCTCCCCCCATAATTTGGTCGCGGGTGCGTCGAAACATCATCCACACCACGATCAACAAAATGATCGGGACGCCGAACAGTAGGAACAGCGTCAGGTACTGCATCGGATTTGCGTTGCTGTAGCGCAAATTGAGGTTGGGTTGCTCCTCCGCCGCTAGGTCGATGCGGTCGTTGGCCCCCTCCGGCAACTGCACGAAGAACTTGCGCCCCATCTTGGCCGGCTCACCAGAGTCCTCTTTAGGGACGATCCGCTCCCCTTCGGCGTTGTACTCCGCAGGTTTCTCAGGTGGAACTTTGAAAGTCCCAATCGCGGTTGCGCCGTTGACCTCTAAGGTCTGGATGTTCTGCCCTTCCAATTGGCGCAGAAAGAATCCATAGTCGACGTCTTCGTAGCTCATCGCAGGCCACAGCGAGCGGAGCACCAAAAAACCAAGCAGAGTGACCAGCAAAATCGGCCAGAACTGATTCCGTCGTGGTGGCTGCTTATCGCTCGACTTGCCAGCCGTCTCGCGCTGGTTATCTTCCATTAAACTTACCTACATTGATTTGAGTTCAATCCGGTCGATGCTTGCCGAATTTTTCAGGGAACTGGCCATTCTAGCGGAGAGTATAGGGTTGTGGGCACCCCGGCCAAGACGCTTACTTCGGGGGCCCCACAAAATGCCCTAGCGAATCCCCGCCGCCTCTCGACGCTGAATCTCTCGGACCACGCGCTGCTGACCGGTGGTCCGCAAGTCTTCCCCGGTCCCCGACAACCAGTGCCGCTCCAGCCGTTGCCCCGCCTTAAGCGCTTCAATTAGACTCGCCGACACCTCCGTATCGGTCATCCGCCGGGTTGCCAGCACTGCCTGCCAATCAAATCCCAGCGAGAACAAGCGAACGGTCCAATACCAAGCAGGGGCAATTTCCGTGCCAGACTCGTGAGAATCTTCGGGCAACTGAGCGGAACCACCCACGGCAACACCGGATAAACCACCTGGCTTGGCTAACCCGCCAGCCAAATCAGAGCGTTGCAAATCGCTGCTCTTTGAGCCGGATTGCCCGGCCGGAGGCAATTCAACGGACTTAGCTCCCAATCGCATTTCAGGAAACAGCGACTCTCCCATCGCAACCGCTGAGGGGCGCGATGAATTGGAGTTGGATTGCGAGCCACTGCCCGCACCCGCAGTGCTAGCTGGCCCGAGATCAGCCGCTGAAGCAGGTGGCGACGCATCCCTCGCAGTCGATTCACCAGCCTGAGGAACGGCTGAGGCAGCTGGAACTACCCCCGCTTTTGGGCCCAGGTCTCGTGGCAGTAAAGACAGCACTTTTTTGTGCAAGCCGTCGGGGATGCTGGTGGCAAGTAACAATTGGCGACGCTGTTCCGGTTGGCTCAATTCCGGGGCAACGCAAATTGTCGGCCGATTGCGATTGACCTCCTGCTGTTTGAGCAGGCCAGCCGCGAT
Coding sequences within it:
- the ftsH gene encoding ATP-dependent zinc metalloprotease FtsH; the encoded protein is MSYEDVDYGFFLRQLEGQNIQTLEVNGATAIGTFKVPPEKPAEYNAEGERIVPKEDSGEPAKMGRKFFVQLPEGANDRIDLAAEEQPNLNLRYSNANPMQYLTLFLLFGVPIILLIVVWMMFRRTRDQIMGGGGFLSSFSRSTAKRYEPSDKQTTFADVAGLEGVKADLQEIVDFLKAPEKFQRLGGRIPKGVLLNGPPGTGKTLLARAVAGEAGVPFYSVNGSEFIQMFVGVGASRVRDLFQTAKEHAPAIIFVDEIDAVGRQRGAGLGGGHDEREQTLNQILSEMDGFSGVESVIVVAATNRPDVLDPALLRPGRFDRHVTVGRPTFKGRQEIFKVHTRDVPLDNDVDLNRLAAVTIGLTGADIRNLVNESALWAARNNRTRVFMADFDYARDKVLMGAKREEVLGQDEKKKTAYHEAGHTLAAWFLSGAQRVHKVTIIPRGRSLGSTQIIPSEDRVSSSEKDLQDQLVVLLAGRAAETIIYDVTTVGAENDLERATGMARRMITHWGMSPKLGPVSYKTSEEDPFLGREMHQTRQFSEHTQELIDNEVARILHEASDRAIELLREKTSQLELITQELLEREELSEVEIESLIGQSVHGPAGHFEGAKEPVPLVPAPADDEAVAEQAVSEEASVETSGENPVA